The window CCAGCGCCAGGCTTTGCAGCTCCTTGACCAGGACGTTAAACGATTCCGGAAGCCCCGGATCGAGCGTACAGTCACCCCTGACAATCGACTCGTACATCTTTGTTCGTCCCACGACATCATCCGACTTGACGGTCAGTATCTCCTGGAGGGTATACGCCGCCCCATACGCTTCCAGCGCCCACACCTCCATCTCACCGAATCGCTGTCCGCCAAACTGAGCCTTGCCGCCCAGGGGTTGTTGGGTAATCAACGAGTAGGGCCCGATAGAACGGGCGTGAATCTTGTCATCCACGAGATGGGCCAGCTTCATGAGGTAGATGTAGCCGACCGTGACCTCCTGGTGAAACGGCTTTCCGGTGCGTCCGTCGCAGAGAACGGTCTTCCCCGAGGCGGGGAGACCGGCTCGCTTGAGCCACGTCTTAATCTCTTGCTCCTTGGCTCCATCAAAGACCGGCGAGGCAACCCGCAGCCCCAACGCCCCTGCCGCCCAGCCCAGGTGGGTCTCCAGGATCTGACCCACATTCATTCGAGAAGGCACGCCCAGCGGATTCAGGACCACCTCAACAGGCGTTCCATCGGGTAGATAGGGCATGTCCTCCTCAGGCAGGACCTTCGCGATGACGCCCTTATTCCCGTGGCGGCCGGCCATCTTATCGCCGACAGAGAGCTTTCGCTTCATGGCGACGTAGACCTTGACCATCTTGAACACCCCGGGGGCTAATTCATCTCCTCGGGTCGCTCTGTTGATTCGCTCCTCCAACAGCGTCTGCAGCACGTGGACCTGGTTGTCCGCCGCGTCGCTGATTCTGCTCGCCTTTCGACCCAGATCGTCGTCCAATCGTCCTGCGAGATCCACCAACTCCTCGTGGGAGAGCTTGTCAAGAATCTCGTCGGTCAATTTCTTACCCTTTGGAGCGACGATCTTACGCGTCAGCCTGCTCCGAATCTCCTTGCCGACATCTTTTCCTTCGAGGAGGGAGCGCAATTTTCTATCTCGATCCGCCGCGATGATGCCGATCTCGTCTTCGAAATCCTTGCGGAGTCGACTGACCTCCTCATCCTCGATGGACTTCGCCCGCTCATCCTTCTCAACACCTTTTCTCGAGAAGACCTTCACGTCGACGACAGTGCCGCAGATCCCTGGTGGGACATAGAGCGAGGCGTCCCGCACATCCTCGGCCTTCTCACCAAAGATGGCCCGCAACAGTCGCTCCTCCGGAGTGAGGACGGTTTCACCTTTAGGGGTTACCTTCCCCACGAGAATATCCCCGGGCTTCACCTCAGCCCCGATCCGAACGATTCCGCTTTCATCGAGATCTTTGAGCGCGTCCTCGCCCACATTTGGGGTATCGCGAGTGATCTCCTCCTTTCCCAACTTGGTCTCACGCGCTTCGATCTCGAACTCCTCAATGTGAATCGAGGTATAGCGATCATCCTTCACCAGCCGCTCGCTGATCAGGATGGCGTCTTCAAAGTTATAGCCGCCCCACGGCATAAACGCGACCATCACGTTCTGTCCAAGTGCCAGTTCACCGTTTTGAGTCGCCGGCCCGTCAGCGATCACCCGACCCTTGACAATCCGCTCGCCCTTGCCCACAATCGGCTTTTGCGTGAGGCAGGTGTTCTGGTTGCTGCGGCGAAACTTCACCAAGGTGTAGATATCCACCCCCGTATCCTCTTCGCCGTCTTCACCCCTGCTGTCCGAGGTGCGGACGATGATCCGATCGGCGGTCACCGATTCAACGATGCCTCCCCGCCTGGCCACCAACACCGTTCCCGAGTCTCTCGCCGCGGGGTGTTCCATCCCGGTCCCAACTATGGGAGCCTCCGGTCGCAGAAGGGGGACCGCCTGACGCTGCATGTTGGCGCCCATGAGGGCGCGATTCGCGTCGTCGTGTTCGAGGAACGGAACCAGTGATGTAGAGACCCCAACAAGTTGCTTCGGGGCGACATCCATGTAGTCGACATTCGCCGGGGGCGTGGTAACAAAGTTGCCGCCCGTTCTCGCCGAAATACGATCTGACGTAAACCGTCCCCGTCCGTCGAGTTCTGCATTAGCCTGCGCGATAGTGTACTTCTCTTCTTCATCGGCCGTCAGATACTCGATCTCGTCGGTCACGAACCCATCACGAACCTTACGATACGGTGTCTCAATGAAGCCGAAATCGTTGACGCGGGCATACGTAGACAGGCTCGCGATAAGACCGACGTTTGGGCCTTCCGGCGTCTCGATCGGACACATCCGACCGTAGTGCGTCGGATGGACGTCTCGAACCTCAAACCCGGCTCGCTCCCTCGACAGTCCTCCTGGACCAAGGGCCGACAGCCGCCGCTTATGGGTCAGTTCAGCCAACGGGTTGGTCTGGTCCATAAACTGAGAAAGCTGGGAGCTGCCGAAAAACTCCTTCAGCGCCGCCGTGACCGGCTTGGCATTGACCAGGTCGTGCGGCATTAGGGTCTCCAATTCCTGCGTACTCATCCGCTCTCGGACCGCCCGCTCCATACGAGCCAATCCGATCCGGAACTGTTCCTCCAGGAGTTCCCCGGCTGATCGGACTCGACGATTGCCCAGATGGTCAATGTCGTCGACGGAGGTCCCGGCCTCCCCATGCTTCAGCCTGAGGAGATATCGAACAGCCTCCACGATATCATCTACCTGACCTATCCGCTCTTCCATACCGGAGGGTCGATATCGACGGCACATGAGGGCATGAACCTCAAGCGGCACGTCGAGCCCAAGCTTGCGATTGATCTTCAGGCGTCCCACTCTGGACAGGTCGTAGCGCTTTGGATTAAAAAAGATGGATTCAAGGAACGCCTTGGTGGCCTCCTCGTTGGGCGGATCACCCGGTCGCATTCTCCGGTACATCTCGGTGAGCGCGTCCTTCTCGGAGCGGGTCGAGTCGCGAATGATGCTTTCCCGAATCTCAAACGTATCCCGGCCGTCCACGCTGGCCAGTACGGCGAAGCTGGTCACGCCGCCGTTCAGAATCTTTTCCAGCGTCTCTTCTGTGATCTCCTGTGCGCATTCAAGGACGACCTCGCCACTCTTTGTGTCTACAATATCAGCAGCGGCAATCCGACCGATGAGATCCTCTCTGTACAGCGACACCTCCGCAATCTTCAGTGCTTGCAGTCGCTTCTGAGCGGCCTTCGTAATTCGCTTCGTCGCCCCAAGAACCAGTTGCTTGGTATGAGGATCGGGAATATCCCGACTTACCCGGAAACTGGTGGCGCCAGTTGACCCCACATGGAGCAGGATCTCCTTCCCTTTCTCTACACGCAACACATCCCGCTCGTAGAAGAGGTTCAGAATCTCCTCATTGCTCCCATAGCCGATTGCTCGCAGCAGGATCGACACCAGAAACCGCCGTCTTCGGTCCACCCGAACATGCAGTACGTCATTGGCATCGAACTCGAATTCCAGCCAGGAGCCTCGGTACGGAATAAGACGAGCGGAGTAGAGGGTCTTACCGCTCGGGTGTGTCTTACCGCTGTCGTGATCGAAGAACACGCCTGGGGAGCGATGGAGCTGGCTGACCACCACCCGCTCCGTACCGTTGATAATGAAGGTACCCTGCGGCGTCATCAGGGGCATCTCGCCCAGGTAGACCTCCTGCTCTTTAATGTCCCTGATACTGCCGGCCTCAGAGCCGACGGGCCTCTCCCATACCATCAGGCGAAGAGTCACCTTAAGCGGAACGGAGTACGTCATTCCCTTTTCCAGCGATTCCTCGGCGCCGTACTTGGGTACCCCGAACTCGTATTTCACGAAGTCCAAAGACGCTGAATTATCGTAATTGAAAATCGGGAAGATGCCGGCGAAGGCCCCCTGAAGCCCGATCTCCTCGCGCGCGTGCGGCGGTACCTTCATTTGCAGGAATTGATCGAAGGATCGCCGCTGGATCTCAATCAGATTGGGAATAGAGATCACCTCTTTGATCTTGCTGAAACTCCAGCGCTCAGCAGCCGCGCTCTTCTTCACGAGGGCCATACGTCCTCAACTCCTTTTTCGCAAGCGTTCAGCCATTAGCAATCAGCAGCAAGCAAGGCAAATAAAACAAGATGTGATGTTCAGGCCCGGATCTTGGGAAGTGAGACTTGGTTTACGTAACCCATTGTTTTGCTGAAAGCTGATAGCTGCATGCCTATTTCTTTCTTTGTTACTTGAGCTCTGCAGTCGCACCGGTTGCCTCAAGCTTCGCTTTGATCTCGTCCGCGTCGGCTTTCGACAGTCCTTCCTTTACCGGTTTCGGAGCGCCCTCGACCAGGTCCTTGGCCTCTTTCAGACCCAGCCCGGTAATGGCTCTTACCTCCTTGATTACCTGGATCTTCTTTTCCCCTGCAGAGACGAGGATCACCGAGAACTCCGTCTTCTCCTCAGCGGCTGGTGCTGCAGCGGCCGACGCCCCACCTTGACCGGCCGCCGCCACAGGCATCATCGCCGCTGCGGAGACCCCAAATTTATCCTCAATCCCCTTCACCAATTTATTGAGGTCCAACACCGTCCACGTCTCAATCGAATCCAACACATCATCAACTGTGACCTTTGACATCGTCACTCCTCTCCTTGACTGCATAGTAACAGATATGCCGACGATACCCGGGCCGTTTCAGGCCAAGGCTGGTCCC of the Candidatus Methylomirabilis lanthanidiphila genome contains:
- a CDS encoding 50S ribosomal protein L7/L12 — protein: MSKVTVDDVLDSIETWTVLDLNKLVKGIEDKFGVSAAAMMPVAAAGQGGASAAAAPAAEEKTEFSVILVSAGEKKIQVIKEVRAITGLGLKEAKDLVEGAPKPVKEGLSKADADEIKAKLEATGATAELK
- a CDS encoding DNA-directed RNA polymerase subunit beta codes for the protein MALVKKSAAAERWSFSKIKEVISIPNLIEIQRRSFDQFLQMKVPPHAREEIGLQGAFAGIFPIFNYDNSASLDFVKYEFGVPKYGAEESLEKGMTYSVPLKVTLRLMVWERPVGSEAGSIRDIKEQEVYLGEMPLMTPQGTFIINGTERVVVSQLHRSPGVFFDHDSGKTHPSGKTLYSARLIPYRGSWLEFEFDANDVLHVRVDRRRRFLVSILLRAIGYGSNEEILNLFYERDVLRVEKGKEILLHVGSTGATSFRVSRDIPDPHTKQLVLGATKRITKAAQKRLQALKIAEVSLYREDLIGRIAAADIVDTKSGEVVLECAQEITEETLEKILNGGVTSFAVLASVDGRDTFEIRESIIRDSTRSEKDALTEMYRRMRPGDPPNEEATKAFLESIFFNPKRYDLSRVGRLKINRKLGLDVPLEVHALMCRRYRPSGMEERIGQVDDIVEAVRYLLRLKHGEAGTSVDDIDHLGNRRVRSAGELLEEQFRIGLARMERAVRERMSTQELETLMPHDLVNAKPVTAALKEFFGSSQLSQFMDQTNPLAELTHKRRLSALGPGGLSRERAGFEVRDVHPTHYGRMCPIETPEGPNVGLIASLSTYARVNDFGFIETPYRKVRDGFVTDEIEYLTADEEEKYTIAQANAELDGRGRFTSDRISARTGGNFVTTPPANVDYMDVAPKQLVGVSTSLVPFLEHDDANRALMGANMQRQAVPLLRPEAPIVGTGMEHPAARDSGTVLVARRGGIVESVTADRIIVRTSDSRGEDGEEDTGVDIYTLVKFRRSNQNTCLTQKPIVGKGERIVKGRVIADGPATQNGELALGQNVMVAFMPWGGYNFEDAILISERLVKDDRYTSIHIEEFEIEARETKLGKEEITRDTPNVGEDALKDLDESGIVRIGAEVKPGDILVGKVTPKGETVLTPEERLLRAIFGEKAEDVRDASLYVPPGICGTVVDVKVFSRKGVEKDERAKSIEDEEVSRLRKDFEDEIGIIAADRDRKLRSLLEGKDVGKEIRSRLTRKIVAPKGKKLTDEILDKLSHEELVDLAGRLDDDLGRKASRISDAADNQVHVLQTLLEERINRATRGDELAPGVFKMVKVYVAMKRKLSVGDKMAGRHGNKGVIAKVLPEEDMPYLPDGTPVEVVLNPLGVPSRMNVGQILETHLGWAAGALGLRVASPVFDGAKEQEIKTWLKRAGLPASGKTVLCDGRTGKPFHQEVTVGYIYLMKLAHLVDDKIHARSIGPYSLITQQPLGGKAQFGGQRFGEMEVWALEAYGAAYTLQEILTVKSDDVVGRTKMYESIVRGDCTLDPGLPESFNVLVKELQSLALDVELKKE